The Thiohalorhabdus sp. Cl-TMA genome includes a window with the following:
- the gluQRS gene encoding tRNA glutamyl-Q(34) synthetase GluQRS — translation MHTPYTGRFAPSPTGALHFGSLVAALASYLEARAHGGYWLVRMEDLDPPRVEPGAADGILRTLEAYGLRWDGPVLYQSTRTEAYQATLETLRREGLAYDCGCTRKEIRAAVEARGLGAVYPGTCRGGLPPGKAPRAVRLRVADREITFDDTVQGRFVQDLAAEVGDFVVRRADGLFAYQLAVVADDAEQGVTHVVRGADLLGSTPRQIFLQDCLGVATPEYAHVPLAATPQGHKLSKQTRARALPEADPVPQLVAAFAFLGQPLPADGERMTTEAFWDWARAVWDPDRIAPQERVAFSGS, via the coding sequence ATGCATACCCCCTACACCGGGCGTTTCGCCCCCTCGCCCACCGGCGCCCTGCATTTCGGCTCCCTGGTTGCGGCCCTCGCCAGCTACCTGGAGGCCCGCGCCCACGGCGGGTACTGGCTGGTGCGCATGGAGGACCTGGATCCGCCCCGGGTGGAGCCCGGGGCCGCGGACGGCATCCTGCGGACCCTGGAGGCCTATGGGCTCCGGTGGGACGGTCCGGTGCTCTACCAGAGCACCCGTACGGAGGCCTACCAAGCGACTCTGGAGACGCTGCGCCGGGAGGGGCTGGCCTACGATTGCGGCTGCACGCGCAAGGAGATCCGTGCGGCGGTTGAGGCTCGGGGGCTCGGCGCTGTCTATCCCGGGACCTGCCGCGGCGGCCTGCCGCCGGGCAAGGCGCCGCGCGCGGTGCGGCTGCGGGTCGCGGACCGGGAAATCACCTTCGACGACACCGTCCAGGGCCGTTTCGTCCAGGATCTGGCGGCGGAGGTGGGCGATTTCGTGGTGCGTCGCGCCGACGGTCTGTTCGCCTACCAGTTGGCGGTGGTGGCGGATGATGCGGAGCAGGGCGTCACCCACGTGGTACGGGGCGCGGATCTGCTCGGCTCCACCCCGCGCCAGATCTTCCTGCAGGACTGCCTGGGCGTCGCGACCCCGGAATACGCCCATGTGCCTCTGGCGGCCACGCCTCAAGGGCACAAGCTCTCCAAGCAGACCCGTGCCCGCGCCCTGCCCGAGGCGGATCCCGTGCCGCAGCTCGTGGCGGCCTTCGCCTTCCTGGGCCAGCCCCTGCCCGCCGACGGCGAGCGCATGACGACGGAGGCCTTCTGGGACTGGGCTCGGGCAGTGTGGGATCCCGACCGGATCGCACCGCAAGAGCGGGTGGCCTTCTCCGGTTCCTGA
- a CDS encoding NnrU family protein, translating into MPLLVVGLMLFLGVHAISIVNFQWRDAMAERMGVGLWKGAFSLVAFVGLGLTIIGYGLARQRAVQVYAPPQWLTYVSLLLLVLVFPLLLSAYLPGRFNRVLRHPMLAAVMLWGVAHLLVNGTVADILLFGGFLVWAVADRLSMTWRPDRRIPQAPASAWNDAVALAGGLALYAAFFLGGHAWLIGVPLSA; encoded by the coding sequence ATGCCCCTGCTGGTCGTCGGCCTCATGCTCTTCCTGGGCGTACACGCCATTTCCATCGTCAATTTCCAATGGCGAGATGCCATGGCCGAGCGCATGGGCGTGGGTCTCTGGAAGGGTGCATTCAGCCTGGTGGCCTTCGTCGGGCTGGGACTGACCATTATCGGCTACGGTCTCGCCAGGCAGCGTGCCGTCCAGGTGTATGCGCCCCCCCAATGGCTGACGTACGTGAGCCTTCTGCTCCTGGTGCTCGTCTTTCCCCTGCTGTTGAGTGCCTATCTGCCCGGCCGCTTCAACCGGGTCCTGCGCCATCCCATGCTGGCCGCGGTCATGCTCTGGGGCGTGGCCCATCTGCTCGTCAACGGCACTGTCGCTGATATCCTGCTGTTCGGCGGTTTCCTGGTATGGGCGGTGGCGGACCGACTCTCCATGACCTGGCGGCCGGATCGGCGTATCCCGCAGGCGCCGGCCTCCGCCTGGAACGATGCGGTGGCCTTGGCAGGCGGCCTGGCCCTGTACGCCGCCTTCTTCCTGGGCGGCCATGCCTGGCTGATCGGCGTTCCCCTTTCCGCCTGA
- a CDS encoding rhodanese-like domain-containing protein — protein sequence MDRDSIEIDVQTLARLREASGPLTVLDVRESWEVSHCALEDSLHIPMGEVPSRIGELPAEGALVVMCHHGMRSMQVTQFLHHMGYENARNLAGGIDAWAAEVDPAMPRY from the coding sequence ATGGATCGCGATTCCATAGAAATCGACGTACAGACCCTAGCCCGCTTGCGGGAAGCGTCCGGTCCGCTTACCGTTCTCGATGTCCGCGAATCCTGGGAGGTGTCCCACTGCGCGCTGGAGGACAGCCTGCATATTCCCATGGGCGAGGTCCCCTCCCGGATCGGCGAGCTGCCCGCCGAGGGCGCGCTGGTGGTGATGTGCCACCACGGAATGCGGAGCATGCAGGTGACGCAGTTCCTGCACCACATGGGCTACGAAAACGCCCGCAATCTCGCCGGCGGGATCGACGCCTGGGCGGCCGAGGTGGATCCGGCCATGCCGCGCTACTGA
- a CDS encoding PilT/PilU family type 4a pilus ATPase yields the protein MADLSMESLLKLMVQNQGSDLFLSVGAPPAMKIDGEMKRFKTENLSPEDTDHLAREILDTEQAWEEFRAKGGANLALSYENVGRFRANVFRQRHSVGMVIRRINTQVPSFEELGLPEALKDIASYNRGLVFVIGATGSGKSTTLASMIDYRNRNQAGHILTLEDPIEFIHEHKKSLVNQREIGMDAEDWESALNDALRQAPDVVLVGEIRNRDSMEHALHLADTGHLTLATLHSTNAAQTLDRIRNMFPEDRHSQILQDISLNLRAIVGQRLARRPEGGRAGVLEVFVNTPRAADFIIGEQFGALKDVMEEDQQFGMQSFDEAATALYKEGKIDAEEAMRQADSANNVRIAIKNFEREQQGAEGEGEDEGPEIPDFEIQDQEPEGDKDPE from the coding sequence ATGGCCGACCTTTCCATGGAATCCCTGCTGAAGCTCATGGTCCAGAATCAGGGCAGCGACCTGTTCCTGAGCGTCGGCGCGCCTCCGGCCATGAAGATCGACGGCGAGATGAAACGGTTCAAGACCGAGAACCTGTCCCCCGAAGACACCGACCACCTCGCCCGCGAGATCCTGGACACCGAGCAGGCCTGGGAGGAGTTCCGCGCCAAGGGGGGCGCCAACCTCGCCCTCTCCTACGAGAATGTGGGCCGCTTCCGCGCCAACGTCTTCCGGCAGCGCCACAGCGTCGGCATGGTTATCCGGCGCATCAACACCCAGGTGCCCTCCTTCGAGGAACTGGGGCTCCCGGAGGCCCTCAAGGACATCGCCTCCTACAACCGGGGGCTGGTGTTCGTGATCGGCGCCACCGGGTCCGGGAAGTCCACCACACTGGCCTCCATGATCGACTACCGGAACCGCAACCAGGCCGGCCACATCCTCACACTGGAGGATCCCATCGAGTTCATCCACGAGCACAAGAAGTCCTTGGTCAACCAGCGCGAGATCGGGATGGATGCCGAGGATTGGGAATCCGCCCTGAACGACGCCCTTCGCCAGGCCCCCGACGTGGTGCTGGTGGGCGAGATCCGCAACCGGGACTCCATGGAGCACGCCCTCCATCTGGCGGATACGGGACACCTAACCCTGGCCACCCTGCATTCCACCAATGCCGCGCAGACCCTGGACCGCATCCGCAACATGTTCCCCGAGGATCGCCATTCCCAGATCCTCCAGGACATCTCCCTAAACCTGCGCGCCATCGTGGGCCAGCGGCTGGCCCGCCGCCCCGAGGGCGGACGCGCGGGCGTTCTGGAAGTGTTCGTCAACACGCCCCGGGCGGCGGACTTCATCATCGGCGAGCAGTTCGGCGCCCTCAAGGACGTCATGGAGGAGGACCAGCAGTTCGGTATGCAGAGCTTCGACGAGGCGGCCACGGCCCTCTACAAGGAGGGCAAGATCGACGCGGAGGAGGCCATGCGCCAGGCGGATTCCGCCAACAACGTGCGCATTGCCATCAAGAACTTCGAGCGCGAGCAGCAGGGTGCCGAAGGCGAAGGAGAGGACGAGGGACCCGAGATCCCGGACTTCGAGATCCAGGACCAGGAGCCGGAAGGGGATAAGGATCCCGAATAA
- a CDS encoding entericidin A/B family lipoprotein: protein MSLPLWKQTAKTALALFFALAVAGCNTMEGAGEDMEEAGEETQDAAE from the coding sequence ATGTCGTTACCGTTGTGGAAGCAAACCGCGAAGACCGCCCTGGCGCTCTTCTTCGCCCTGGCCGTGGCCGGATGCAATACCATGGAGGGCGCCGGCGAGGATATGGAAGAGGCCGGCGAGGAGACGCAGGACGCCGCCGAATGA
- a CDS encoding ATP-binding protein → MRLLPRSMAGRMIAVLVLTLTVAQVVSLLILIAERDRAVEDIRRDRMAMRIADAARFLEEAPSRLHPRYLDSVSAHWRRFYLGPRPAVPAAANGPVHPLQRRLAELLGGAPTAYRAGPIPPERRADHGGHARGRPGPPRKPVFAVSVPGPGGQWLNVVLLHHDHSWKWLGPPLLSLSLSALALAVVVVLLVRRTTRPLARLAGAAERFGRGDTPEAVPEQGPEDVRRTIRAFNAMQERLDRFVRDRTRMLAAISHDLRTPLTSLRLRAEMLPEGEGRERMVATLEEMQRMTEAALSFAHQEGQGEAIHPVDLGALLDSLCEDLRDLRMDVTCGALERVVSPVRATALKRAVRNLVENAVAYGGRARVTLEADAAGPRILVDDDGPGIPEADAERVFDPYVRLEDSRNPETGGIGLGLAIARDVVRSHGGDITLANRPGGGLRVTVHLPPAPEAG, encoded by the coding sequence ATGCGGCTACTGCCCCGGAGCATGGCCGGCCGGATGATCGCCGTGCTGGTGCTTACCCTGACGGTGGCCCAGGTGGTCAGCCTGCTGATCCTCATCGCCGAGCGCGACCGGGCCGTGGAGGACATCCGCCGGGACCGCATGGCCATGCGCATCGCGGACGCAGCTCGGTTCCTGGAGGAGGCACCTTCCCGGCTGCATCCGCGCTATCTGGATTCAGTAAGCGCGCACTGGCGCCGGTTCTACCTGGGGCCGCGACCGGCCGTGCCGGCGGCCGCGAACGGCCCGGTGCACCCCTTGCAGCGCCGCCTCGCCGAGCTGCTGGGCGGGGCGCCCACGGCCTACCGCGCCGGTCCCATTCCCCCGGAGCGCAGGGCGGACCACGGCGGCCACGCCCGTGGGCGTCCCGGCCCGCCCCGAAAGCCGGTGTTCGCGGTCTCCGTGCCCGGTCCCGGAGGGCAATGGCTGAACGTGGTGCTGCTGCACCATGACCATTCCTGGAAGTGGCTCGGTCCGCCGCTGCTCTCCCTGAGCCTTTCCGCCCTGGCCCTGGCGGTGGTGGTGGTCCTGCTGGTGCGCCGCACCACCCGGCCCCTGGCCCGGCTGGCGGGCGCGGCGGAGCGCTTCGGCCGCGGTGACACGCCCGAAGCCGTTCCCGAGCAGGGGCCGGAGGACGTGCGGCGCACCATCCGCGCCTTCAACGCCATGCAGGAGCGGCTGGACCGTTTCGTCCGCGACCGGACCCGGATGCTCGCCGCTATCTCCCACGATCTCCGCACGCCGCTCACCTCCCTGCGCCTGCGTGCCGAGATGCTCCCGGAGGGCGAAGGCCGGGAGCGCATGGTGGCTACCCTGGAGGAAATGCAGCGGATGACCGAGGCGGCCCTCTCCTTCGCGCACCAGGAGGGGCAGGGGGAGGCGATCCACCCGGTGGATCTGGGGGCGCTGCTGGACAGCCTCTGCGAGGACCTGCGGGACCTCCGCATGGACGTGACCTGCGGCGCGCTTGAGCGGGTGGTCAGCCCGGTGCGGGCCACCGCCCTGAAACGGGCGGTACGCAACCTCGTGGAGAATGCCGTGGCCTACGGCGGGCGGGCCCGGGTCACCCTGGAGGCGGACGCGGCGGGCCCGCGCATCCTCGTGGACGACGACGGCCCCGGAATACCGGAGGCGGATGCGGAGCGGGTCTTCGACCCCTACGTACGCCTGGAGGATTCCCGCAATCCGGAAACCGGCGGCATCGGCCTGGGTCTGGCCATCGCCCGGGACGTGGTCCGCTCCCACGGCGGCGATATCACGCTGGCCAACCGGCCCGGCGGCGGGCTGCGGGTCACCGTCCACCTGCCGCCGGCGCCGGAAGCGGGGTAG
- a CDS encoding response regulator: MTAVEPGAEGSHILVVDDHREIRELLSEYLERQGYRVSVAADGEAARRVLREAALDLVVLDIMMPGEDGLSLCRHLRATTELPVIFLTAVAEDTDRVIGLELGADDYLTKPFNPRELLARVKAVLRRTNSLPPQRSAGDAERIAFGGRVLDVAQREVVGPDGVALPLSTGEFNLLMAFLDHPRVVLSRDQLLDRTRGREAGAYDRSIDNQVSRLRRKIEADPAHPGLIKTIWGAGYQFTADPERL; encoded by the coding sequence ATGACCGCGGTGGAACCGGGCGCGGAGGGTTCGCACATCCTGGTGGTGGACGACCATCGGGAGATCCGCGAGCTGTTGTCGGAATACCTGGAGCGGCAGGGCTATCGCGTCTCCGTGGCGGCGGACGGGGAGGCCGCGCGGCGGGTCCTGCGCGAGGCGGCGTTGGATCTGGTGGTGCTGGACATCATGATGCCGGGCGAGGACGGCCTTTCCCTCTGTCGGCACCTGCGCGCCACCACCGAGCTTCCGGTGATCTTCCTGACCGCCGTGGCGGAGGACACGGACCGGGTGATCGGACTGGAGCTGGGCGCCGATGACTACCTCACCAAGCCCTTCAACCCGCGCGAGCTGCTGGCCCGGGTCAAGGCCGTGCTGCGCCGCACCAACAGCCTGCCGCCGCAGCGTTCCGCCGGCGATGCCGAGCGCATCGCCTTCGGCGGCCGGGTCCTGGATGTGGCCCAGCGGGAGGTAGTCGGTCCGGACGGCGTGGCCCTGCCGCTGAGCACCGGGGAATTCAATCTGCTCATGGCTTTTCTCGACCACCCGCGCGTGGTGCTCAGCCGCGACCAGCTCCTGGACCGCACCCGGGGGCGAGAGGCGGGCGCCTATGACCGCAGCATCGACAACCAGGTCAGCCGCCTACGCCGCAAGATCGAGGCGGATCCTGCCCACCCCGGGCTCATAAAGACCATCTGGGGCGCCGGGTACCAGTTCACCGCCGATCCGGAGCGGCTCTGA
- a CDS encoding EF-hand domain-containing protein: MQRKTKLGMALGVTLVAGTLLASGVVLAGGSCKGGGPGRGPDPLERFDTNGDGKLTTEELRDFRTERLHKFDKNGDGHLGLDEFEGAWLAGMETRMVRRFQHFDRDGSGEVTEEEYLRPVTRMMRHLDRDGDGTVTREELRKMHRYHGGPRRGHH, encoded by the coding sequence ATGCAGCGCAAGACGAAGCTGGGAATGGCCCTGGGCGTTACGTTGGTAGCGGGCACCCTGTTGGCGAGCGGAGTCGTGCTCGCCGGCGGCTCCTGCAAGGGGGGCGGTCCGGGCCGCGGCCCCGACCCGCTGGAACGGTTCGACACCAACGGCGACGGCAAACTCACCACCGAGGAGCTCCGCGACTTCCGGACCGAGCGCCTGCACAAGTTCGACAAGAACGGCGACGGCCACCTGGGTCTGGACGAGTTCGAGGGTGCCTGGCTGGCCGGGATGGAAACCCGCATGGTGCGGCGGTTCCAGCATTTCGACCGCGACGGCAGCGGCGAGGTCACCGAGGAGGAATACCTGCGTCCCGTGACGCGCATGATGCGGCATCTCGACCGTGACGGGGACGGCACGGTAACCCGCGAGGAGCTGCGGAAGATGCACCGGTACCACGGCGGCCCGCGGCGCGGACACCATTGA
- a CDS encoding undecaprenyl diphosphate synthase family protein, whose amino-acid sequence MSRNRPQHVGFIPDGNRRWAQERGMPKQEGYPFGVEPGLALFEMCRRQGIDEISIYGFTQDNTRRPSEQKDGFSAACVDFGLEVARRGAALLVVGDESAAPFPPALREFRTRQGTGTRVNLLVNYGWEWDLRGLRDTGRLRSDPVPRLDLIVRWGGGRRLSGFLPVQSVYADFYVVEDYWPDFRPEHFRQALDWFRNQDRTLGG is encoded by the coding sequence ATGAGCAGGAATCGCCCCCAGCACGTCGGCTTCATTCCGGACGGCAACCGGCGCTGGGCCCAGGAGCGGGGCATGCCCAAGCAGGAGGGCTACCCCTTCGGTGTGGAGCCCGGCCTGGCGCTCTTCGAGATGTGCCGCCGACAGGGCATCGACGAGATCTCCATCTACGGCTTCACGCAGGACAATACCCGCCGCCCCTCCGAACAGAAGGACGGCTTCAGCGCCGCCTGCGTGGATTTCGGGCTGGAGGTGGCCCGGCGCGGTGCCGCGCTGCTGGTGGTTGGAGACGAGTCGGCCGCGCCCTTTCCCCCGGCACTGCGCGAATTCCGCACACGGCAGGGCACGGGTACCCGGGTCAACCTGCTGGTCAATTACGGCTGGGAATGGGATCTGCGGGGGCTGCGCGACACCGGCCGGCTGCGCTCGGATCCGGTCCCGCGGCTCGACCTCATCGTCCGCTGGGGAGGCGGACGCCGACTGAGCGGCTTCTTGCCGGTGCAGTCCGTCTATGCCGATTTCTACGTAGTGGAGGACTACTGGCCCGATTTCCGTCCGGAGCACTTCCGGCAAGCGCTGGACTGGTTCCGGAACCAGGACCGCACTCTGGGGGGCTGA
- a CDS encoding DUF1244 domain-containing protein translates to MDEQTRIEIEAAAFRGLVKHLQNRTDVQNIDLMNLAGFCRNCLAKWYMAEAQAREVAMDYEQAREVIYGMPYGEWKDRYQAEATEEQKQQFEASKPLHADTGAGN, encoded by the coding sequence ATGGACGAGCAGACGCGTATCGAGATAGAGGCTGCCGCATTCCGCGGGCTTGTGAAGCACCTGCAGAATCGCACCGATGTGCAGAACATCGACCTCATGAACCTGGCCGGCTTCTGCCGCAACTGCCTGGCCAAGTGGTACATGGCCGAGGCCCAGGCTCGGGAGGTCGCCATGGATTACGAGCAGGCCCGGGAGGTCATCTACGGCATGCCCTACGGGGAATGGAAGGATCGCTATCAGGCGGAAGCCACCGAGGAGCAGAAGCAGCAGTTCGAGGCTTCCAAGCCCCTGCATGCCGATACCGGGGCGGGCAACTAG